Proteins encoded in a region of the Streptomyces violaceoruber genome:
- a CDS encoding aminoglycoside phosphotransferase family protein yields MYAASSSVSAPQRALHPRPTAGGGPYLAPARPAAPVLGAGRARLGAGPGTQPLSGRIDLSGPQGAQLRTAIAAVHRICPEFSPVQVLRRSGRSVLLVGTTGRSTAVAKCLVDHSPAWAERSRHEIGAYRSFVRQRPPVRVPRLIAADPDNGTLVIERMPGRVAALQRHPLEAPPRADIRAAIGAVCRLNAWRPPAGTFDAPLDYAARISRYHELGLLTDRDLGDLQKLLHGIAHAGGRQGMGQFCHGDALLSNVLMSPAGPVLVDWEHAGWYLPGYDLATLWAVLGDAPVARRQISQIAQSTGTAARDAFLVNLMLVLTREIRTYETAVQRSMHDPVGAATGPAHPGAAPTGEEQRLLLRRLHDDCQLARRAVRAAVGTR; encoded by the coding sequence ATGTACGCAGCATCGTCCTCCGTGTCCGCCCCGCAGCGCGCGCTGCACCCCCGCCCGACGGCGGGCGGCGGCCCCTATCTCGCCCCAGCGCGTCCGGCGGCCCCGGTGCTCGGGGCCGGCAGGGCGCGGCTCGGCGCGGGGCCCGGCACCCAGCCGCTCAGCGGGAGAATCGACCTGTCCGGCCCCCAGGGGGCCCAACTGCGCACGGCGATCGCCGCCGTGCACCGGATCTGCCCCGAGTTCTCCCCCGTGCAGGTGCTGCGGCGCAGCGGACGCTCCGTGCTCCTGGTCGGAACGACCGGGCGCAGCACGGCGGTGGCCAAGTGCTTAGTGGACCACTCCCCCGCCTGGGCGGAACGCAGCCGGCACGAGATAGGGGCATACCGCTCGTTCGTCCGGCAGCGCCCTCCGGTGCGGGTGCCGAGGCTGATCGCGGCGGATCCGGACAACGGCACGCTGGTCATCGAGCGGATGCCCGGAAGGGTGGCGGCGCTGCAACGGCATCCCCTGGAGGCCCCGCCGCGGGCGGACATCAGGGCGGCGATCGGAGCGGTCTGCCGGCTGAACGCCTGGCGGCCCCCGGCCGGCACCTTCGACGCCCCACTGGACTACGCGGCCCGCATCTCCCGCTACCACGAGCTGGGGCTGCTCACCGACCGGGACCTGGGCGACCTGCAGAAGCTGCTGCACGGCATCGCCCACGCGGGCGGGCGCCAGGGCATGGGCCAGTTCTGCCACGGTGACGCGCTGCTGTCCAACGTCCTCATGTCCCCGGCCGGTCCGGTGCTGGTGGACTGGGAGCACGCGGGCTGGTACCTGCCGGGCTACGACCTGGCCACGCTGTGGGCGGTCCTCGGGGACGCTCCGGTGGCCCGCCGTCAGATCAGCCAGATCGCCCAGTCGACGGGCACGGCCGCGCGCGACGCGTTTCTGGTGAACCTGATGCTCGTACTGACCAGGGAGATCCGTACGTACGAGACGGCCGTGCAGCGTTCGATGCACGACCCGGTCGGGGCGGCGACGGGACCGGCCCATCCGGGTGCCGCGCCGACCGGCGAGGAACAGCGGCTGCTGCTGCGCCGGTTGCACGACGACTGCCAGCTGGCCCGGCGGGCCGTGCGGGCGGCGGTCGGCACGCGCTGA
- a CDS encoding N-acetylmuramoyl-L-alanine amidase: MPALATAALLLPLLGAAPSAAAPTAAPPAPDRLQRAFATAAAEYHVPQSVLLGVSYLQSRWDAHGGAPSVTGGYGPLHLTDARTALAGASHHGGGSEDPRGDDARAALHPAGGATTPSDDLPARLTTLPRAAELTGMSPEALRTDPAANVAGGAALLAAAQRDLGEPLSADPADWYAAVARFSGAEDSATAAAYADDVYEVIRTGERRTTDAGQRVSLAARPGVAPDVSRLDGAGLRAASAAGTECPRSVSCEWVPAPYEEFGDGDYGNHDLGTRPASQRIRYIVVHDTEGTWNGVLNMVQDPTYVSWNYTLRSTDGHIAQHVKAKDVAWHAGNWYVNAKSIGLEHEGFLAEPDAWYTEAMYRSSARLVKYLAKKYDIPLDRQHVLGHDNVPGTTTATIPGMHTDPGPYWDWRHYFQLLGRPIQPTAGKKSSLVTIRPDYDANRPGYTGCETAGEPCAPHGSSEVRLYSDHDVNAPLIRDVGLGTTPTTGVNDLSSRVSTGQQYAVADRWGDWTAIWYLGQKAWFHNPGKSPAAVPASGRVITPRKGLANVPVYGRAYPEKAAYPAGVPAQAVSPLPYTLPAGQKYVVGEKVPGEYYYAVTFDEASHRVVTGKDQYYEIQYGHRVAYVRAADVTVSAAR, translated from the coding sequence GTGCCCGCCCTGGCCACCGCGGCACTGCTGCTGCCACTGCTCGGCGCGGCCCCGTCGGCCGCCGCTCCCACGGCCGCGCCACCCGCCCCGGACCGACTCCAGCGGGCGTTCGCCACCGCGGCGGCCGAGTACCACGTGCCGCAGAGCGTTCTGCTCGGCGTCTCCTACCTCCAGTCCCGCTGGGACGCGCACGGCGGCGCGCCGAGCGTGACCGGCGGCTACGGCCCGCTGCACCTCACCGACGCCCGTACGGCCCTGGCCGGGGCGTCGCACCACGGCGGGGGCTCGGAGGACCCGCGCGGCGACGACGCGCGCGCCGCGCTGCACCCGGCCGGCGGTGCCACCACACCGTCCGACGACCTACCGGCCCGGCTGACCACGCTGCCGAGAGCCGCCGAGCTGACCGGAATGAGCCCCGAGGCGCTGCGCACGGACCCGGCCGCGAACGTGGCCGGCGGTGCGGCACTGCTCGCCGCCGCGCAGCGCGACCTGGGTGAGCCGCTGAGCGCGGACCCGGCGGACTGGTACGCGGCGGTGGCCCGTTTCTCCGGCGCGGAGGACTCCGCGACGGCGGCGGCGTACGCGGACGACGTCTACGAGGTCATCCGTACGGGTGAGCGGCGCACCACGGACGCCGGCCAGCGGGTCTCGCTGGCCGCCCGCCCCGGCGTGGCGCCGGACGTCTCACGGCTGGACGGCGCGGGCCTGCGCGCCGCCTCGGCCGCCGGCACGGAGTGCCCGAGGTCGGTGTCCTGCGAGTGGGTCCCGGCCCCGTACGAGGAGTTCGGCGACGGCGACTACGGCAACCACGACCTGGGCACCCGGCCGGCCTCCCAGCGGATCCGCTACATCGTCGTGCACGACACGGAGGGCACCTGGAACGGGGTCCTCAACATGGTCCAGGACCCCACCTATGTGTCCTGGAACTACACGTTGCGCTCCACCGACGGCCACATCGCCCAGCATGTGAAGGCGAAGGACGTCGCCTGGCACGCGGGGAACTGGTACGTCAACGCGAAGTCGATCGGTCTGGAGCACGAGGGTTTCCTGGCGGAGCCGGACGCCTGGTACACGGAGGCGATGTACCGGTCGTCGGCGCGGCTGGTGAAGTACCTGGCGAAGAAGTACGACATCCCGCTGGACCGGCAGCACGTCCTCGGCCACGACAACGTGCCCGGCACCACGACGGCGACCATCCCGGGCATGCACACCGACCCGGGCCCGTACTGGGACTGGCGGCACTACTTCCAGCTGCTCGGCCGGCCCATCCAGCCGACCGCCGGGAAGAAGTCCTCCCTGGTGACGATCCGCCCCGACTACGACGCCAACCGCCCCGGGTACACCGGTTGCGAGACGGCGGGCGAGCCCTGCGCGCCGCACGGCTCCAGTGAGGTCCGGCTGTACTCCGACCACGACGTGAACGCGCCGCTGATCAGGGACGTCGGCCTCGGCACCACCCCCACGACCGGGGTGAACGACCTGTCCTCCCGGGTCTCCACGGGCCAGCAGTACGCGGTGGCCGACCGCTGGGGCGACTGGACGGCCATCTGGTACCTGGGGCAGAAGGCGTGGTTCCACAACCCCGGGAAGAGCCCAGCCGCGGTACCCGCCTCGGGACGCGTGATCACTCCGAGGAAGGGCCTGGCGAACGTCCCGGTGTACGGGCGCGCGTACCCGGAGAAGGCCGCCTACCCGGCGGGCGTGCCCGCCCAGGCGGTGTCACCGCTGCCGTACACGCTGCCCGCGGGACAGAAGTACGTGGTCGGTGAGAAGGTGCCCGGCGAGTACTACTACGCGGTCACCTTCGACGAGGCGTCCCACCGGGTGGTGACGGGCAAGGACCAGTACTACGAGATCCAGTACGGCCACCGGGTCGCGTATGTGCGCGCCGCCGACGTGACGGTCTCCGCGGCCCGGTAG